ACAGAGTGTGTAGATTCTGGACCAAAACCCTGAAACCTACCTATCAAAGCATGTTCTCAATTTTCGGAATTGAAAATCGAACCCCCCTGATGTTGGAACTTGCCGCGAACTGGCCtactactttttcttttatatttcattttttatttgattgatcTTAGACCTTCAGGGACAAAGAAACCTCACAATCCGTAGAAAGACGGTCCTTGGCTTTAGGCGAATACTAGCAATTTTGCGCGCAATAGAATCTAGCGCGTCTCGCATTCCAACTCATTCTAGCTCGACAAAGGATCGACACTAAGTTATGATGCAAACGAACGATGAGACAGAGGCCACATGATTAGTCACATCTAAAGTCTGAAAGCAAAAGCTTCCCTTTTCTACGGAAGTCAATTATAAGCTGGTGACGCACCAAGTTAACAGCCACCCACATCAGACAGAGAGCCCAAAACACGCTAGTTCAGCTGCAACAAATCAACAGAAATGACACACTAATAAGAGATGAAAAAGCGATTACCTTCTACGCGCTGAGATGCAAAGAGAGGTGCGAGTTCGGAGAGAGAAGACCCTAAACAAGCCTCGCCGAGAACTTTTATGAGGGAAATGAACAAAGAAAGTGAGCGAGGACTGTAGATGATAGCCTTGAATCGTTCTGCAAGAGAGAGGCTCATACCGATCAGTTTGAATAAGGGGAAGGTAGTAAGAAAAATCTACAATGACTGTAACGACGGTGATTTTGAAAAAGTCAGATGGAATTTCACATGTTAAATTGTGCATGCTTTTAAGGATGTTAGATGTCATTCAATGAGTAATAATCAAATgcctttattttgttctatcAAAATGTAATAGACTATCCGGCTCATCCGGAGGAGTGATGCAGAGACGGAATTCCTCGGATGGGCTTTAATGTCTCAAAAGGAGTTCCTTAAAGCACATCAAATTGTGTCCGAGCCTCAAAAGCAGCACAATTATGAGATCACCTTCACGTCTCAATCTAGAGCTATCCAAGGCAAATATCTCAGAGCGAAAGACGAGCGTCTCAAGTGACTTACGGTGATTGACGTTTCTGCTACTGGGTCACGAGCACTCGGGACTTTAAATAAAGCTTTACTTCGAACCTCTTGCCCCGAAGGAGACGCACAATCCCGTGGAGAGGATGGCGCGACAAGATTGCTCGTCTTTTCACGCAGCAATTGTGCTGCTTTTTACCCTCACCTTCTTGACCAAGACCACCGAAACAAACCTTCCTTCCTCGAAATCGGTAAGACTACCTCGCTGTAGACTTCAAAGATATTTTCGTTGCTTCTCCGCAAGGAGAAAATACAGGTTCGCTGTCGCGCGCTGGTTCGCCGTtgaagagagggagggcagacaGAAACgcgagaggagagaaagagcaaGGGACGGACCAGTCGGGACCGGATCTGGAGCCGGAGGGgcggcgcggtggttcgccggtcccGTGCAGTGGTTCGCCgatcggaaagagggagggcagagagggagggaggtcGCGATCTTGttcgtcggagagagagagggagggtagagagagaggcgcAAAGAGAAAGAACTCGCAGATGACTTCTCTTGCGAAATAATACAATAGAACCAATCATGCAAGCTGACGGATATTAGTTTTTCCTCCCTGCCACTGCTTAGGTCCAACTAAATTATTATCTTCTCGAAAGTGGTGGTGAGTTGCTGTCGGAACAGAGAAAGCCGAAAGGAAAATGTCTTTTCCGAGAACCTCCATGGAAGCAAGAGACAGAACATGAGGACCACTGATTGTTCCATATCAGTGGTTCAAAAATATTGTTTAGTAACAATTTGTTGAAAAAAAGATTAGCGACGTACTTGGCTTGTGACATGTTTGTAcccaaattttcataaaaaatactggggtttgtttaattattcctaaattattgtttgttttaataatttaacaatatttAGTTGTACAAGTTGTCAACATGTTAAAGTCATTAATTCTTTTATGAAGTTACATATCCTAATTCAAGCGATACACAAATATCTTTTTAATTAAGTTACGAACTAGTTTTGATTCGACTGATATACAAATCttaattcatattaaaattaatccattctaaaacttaattgtattttttaaaaattttaaaactcaattgtacaattatgataaattttctaatttgattacatttttgaaagttttaatatttccaatactcttatttctttaatctttttgaaagttataaaattataatttggTTGTTGAGTTATTAAAAGCTAATATCTCTAAATGAACATTGTTGTTAGCATTACCAATTAATAAGATAGATTAAAGCCAATTTTTAATCTgtcatcaaatatttttttgaccgaatccatcattaaatttttttttggtcggaatttaTCATGATATTTGACAGTAGTAAAATAACCGTTCCGAGGTAACTTATAATAATTCATCGGCCCAAAGAGTTTTCTCTGTCCATTTTCTTGTTCCGGCGTTCCGTTACTGCACTGCACGAGAACAAgcgagagggaaaaaaaatggaaagagctTGGAGAAGACGCTCTTGACTTTCGCGCGGTCGGTTACCACCGGCCAGCGCCTCCGGGCTCTCGCCGGCGATCGACTTTCGGGATAACCGCGCCCTGGGTTCCGGCGCTTTTCCCCAGCGAGGGTCGTGGGAAGGTTTCCGCAGATGGAGGGGCCGCCACTCCCGACGGGAGAAGAAGGTTCGCAGCCCAGTACAGCGGCGTTGGGCCCGGAGAAGGACCCGCGAATTTCAGCGTCCGGATCGTGTCCATCGACTACTACATGGCGCGCCCGATCCCGGGCGTCGATGTTTGTTACAGCAGCTTTCAAGGTACGGGCGGTTCGGACGGTGGGGAATATGGGCCGTAGGGGAAACATGAAAACGAATGGAAAAGACTCGTTTTTTTAACTGTGGCCGTAACGGTTATGGATAGTTGCGGCGCTGGAACGTTGTTGGGTCTCGCTGTTTCATGGAGCTGCGGCTAAATTGGTCTCTTAGAATTGGTCTTGATATTGTCTTCTCCTAGAGGGGAAGAAGGAAAACAGATGGAAAAGACTCGTTTTTTTACTGTGCCCGCGACGGTTATAGGTAGCCGCGGCGTGGGAACGTTGTTGGGTCTCGCCGTTTCATGGAGCTGTGGCTGAATTGGAGTCTTAGAATGGGTCTTGACGTTGTCTTCTCCTAGGAACAGCGGTGCTTTTGAAGTTATTCTATGTTTTCATAGTAATAATTTGTATCTAACGTGTCTTTAGTAAAAAAGAATGAGACTGTGGGAATTTGGGCATTAGGGGAAGCACGAAAACAGATGGAAAGACTCGTTTTACTGTGCCCGTGATGGTAATAGGTAGTTGCCACGCAGTAATGTTGTTGGGTCTTGCTGCTTCCTGGAGCTGTGGCTGAATTGGGGTCTTAGAACGGGTCTTGATGTTGTCTTCTCCTAGGAACAGCGATGCTTTTGAAGTTATTCTATGTTTTTATCGTAATAAAATGTACGTAAAGTGTCTTTGGTAAAAAAAGAATGAGAGTCAGCTCTCATCTTTTGAAGCATAATTTTTTGTATTCGCTTCTTTGGTTATGGAATCTAGTGGTAAGTAGGAAATGCCAGAGAAGCCTGTGTTTTGAATCTGGAAGCTGTTAATTTTGTTTGCTAGAGTAGGACTTGATCAGTTACTGCATTGCAGACAAAAGTTTGTTTGCTTTCTTATGAGTGCAAGGAATATGCTTGGCTTAGTGTTCTGTTATGAAGAACTTATCAGTTTGTCCGTGGATTTCTTATTCGGACTTCTTGTTGGGGCTGCTGGATTGATGTTAAGTAATTGCCTGGCATGGATATATGCAAGGATTGATTAAAATTGTAGCACAGTCATGGAATCAGCACATTGGTGTCTTGATAATTTATTACATGATTGGTTTGGTTGCTTAGAAAATCCAGAGAgtattgaatatttttcttaatatttggTGGGCATTGTTCATCCCATCGTCTTCTTCCGTAGACTGATGATTACTTTTCGTTTGGAGAGTGTAGTTGTCTTGATGATGACATATTTGAAATTCGCTTTTTTGTTGCTGATGCAAAGAGAAGAAGGTGCGCTTACAGTTTTCATGTGGCGTGGTCCCATGTCAATCTTTAAAATTCTGTGTGAGGATTTGACCTTTAACCTGCAAAAATAACAGTTACATTTACTATACAGTAGCTAGAAATTTAGCTACAAGTATTTACTTTTGTATGTTCATAATCTTGTTCATGATTGATTGATGAAGGTGAAAAAGTGAATGAGGTTCCTGTAATAAGAGCATATGGTTCAACTCCTGCTGATCAAAAAACTTGCTTACATGTGCATAAGGTGAGTGTAGTCCTTGTTTATTTGTAGTTTTTTAATTGTTCCAAGTACTTGCTTTACCTCCCTTGAGCTGTGGAGCAATGAAAGTAACTTCCTTTCTGCCGATGAAGAATTTAAACCAGCATGGGTTACAGAATTGAGTTGAGGTATATGCTACAAGATAAAAGGCAATTTCAGAATGCAGAAAGTTTCTTCCCCTTTCTGCTTACGTGGCGCCAAGCAATCTATTGTGAAAAGTACATGATGCTTGTCCATGGCATAGTTTATGAGACAGCaatatcttttacattttttttgtactggttctaaattttatttttttttcttgtaggCTTTACCCTATTTGTATGTACCATGTACAGATATTCCTATCCATCCAACGTCTGAAGGTACTTGTGCGTGTTACAGATGCATAGGCTGCTTTGAGCATATCCtggtttgaagaaattaatcaaCGTTTCTCTCAGTTCACAATACCTCTAGCATGTAGCTTGTGTGTTTTCAGGGTGATATGTTCTTTTGGCAACGTGGCTGTGGTTTTACTTGACCAGTTTTTGTCAATGTCCTCGTATTATAATGTTGCTGTAGACTTTATCtcaatttgtttgatatatTCGTGCtttcatatatttcgaattCATGTCCCTTTTTAAACTAGTCTCTTACTGTTCTGCTACTAGCGTGGAATTAATTGGTCACTGTTGAATTGCACAGGGGATGCATTTACAAATGCTCTCTCTAGCCATGGAGAAAGCCTTGAAGGTATAATTTGTCATTCTTCGAAAATATTAAGTCCTGGCTTTAACTTATTGTGCGATTCACTTGCTAGTTTGTATCTGAAAGGATTGTTTTGTGAGTTACTGCAGCTCAAAGGCAATGCTGGCGTAAAATGGCAACACGTGCATGGTTGCAGCCTTGTACGAGCAAGGAGATTTTATGGTTATCATGCATCTGAAGAGCTGTTTGTCAAGATATACCTGTATCCATAAATGACAGCTTGTGTATCTATATTTTTCTGCCTGAATATTCCATAGCAACATCTTTGTGGCACCTTGACTGAAGCTTTAGCTATCATCCACATGATGTCTCACGTGCTGCCAAGCTTCTTTTGgtattcttctttctctatcaATAGTGCCCTATTGGAATTGGTCTTGCTTTGGAATACTAAAGAGTTTTCACCATTTTGCTCTAGATTTGGTACTTGTCATCTTTGGCTTCTTCAGTTGCATGCCTTCAAGTGTATCCATTGTTTCGATCTGGAGTGTGCATGCCTGATGactaaatttttgttttatcatAGAAAGAAAGCATTTGctattcatattttatttggggCATCCCAGAAATATATGGGCGAAAATTTGGCAATTAAGTTTTGAT
This genomic stretch from Eucalyptus grandis isolate ANBG69807.140 chromosome 3, ASM1654582v1, whole genome shotgun sequence harbors:
- the LOC104432308 gene encoding DNA polymerase zeta catalytic subunit isoform X2, coding for MVQLLLIKKLAYMCIRLYPICMYHVQIFLSIQRLKGMHLQMLSLAMEKALKLKGNAGVKWQHVHGCSLVRARRFYGYHASEELFVKIYLYHPHDVSRAAKLLLGGAVFDRSLLWHESHIPYLLQFLVDYNLFGMGLLHLMRIRFRHPIPDIFAPKICSDNDQGRQVRMFVDSQ
- the LOC104432308 gene encoding DNA polymerase zeta catalytic subunit isoform X1; this encodes MVQLLLIKKLAYMCIRLYPICMYHVQIFLSIQRLKGMHLQMLSLAMEKALKLKGNAGVKWQHVHGCSLVRARRFYGYHASEELFVKIYLYHPHDVSRAAKLLLGGAVFDRSLLWHESHIPYLLQFLVDYNLFGMGLLHLMRIRFRHPIPDIFAPKICSDNDQGRQVDSGRDAHLETPVWISSTIPGSWRW